From Bacteroidota bacterium:
AAAAGTATGGGTAAATCGTTTGATACAGCTCTGAAGAATTTAAGGCTAAGTAAAGAAAGATTTGAGCTGGCAATGCTTGCTTCAAAAGATGGTTTATACGACTGGAACCTGGAAACAAACGAAATTTATTATTCGCCCGGATGGAAGAGCATGTTGGGATATAAAGATGAAGAATTACCGAATGATTTCTCCATTTGGGAGAATTTGACAGAACCCGAAGACGTAAAGAAATCCTGGGAAATGCAACAAGAATTAATAAATAAGCAACGCGACCATTTTGAAATGGAACTTAAGATGAAGCATAAAGACGGGCATTGGGTTGTTATTCTTTCGCGTGCCGAAGCCTTTTTTAATGATAAGGCTAAAGCCATCAGAATAGTGGGTACTCATGTTGATATTTCAGATCGTAAGCACGAAGAAAAAATTATAGCTATAGAATTAAATTTGTTTGAATACGCGATTAATCATTCTGAAGAAGAATTACTCCAGAAATTTTTGGATGAAGCCGAAAAACTTACAGGTAGCAAAGTTGGTTTTTTTCATTATATAGAAGATGATCAGCAGTCCCTTTCACTCCAAACATGGTCCACCAACACATTAAATAATATGTGTAAAGGATTAGGTGAAGCTGCCCGACATTATCCCATCTCTGAAGCCGGTGTTTGGATAGATTGTTTTAAAGAACGTAAACCTGTAATTCATAATGACTATCAAAGTTTAGTGCACAAAAAAGGCTTGCCTGAAGGACATGCCCCTAATTATACGTGAATTAGTAGTTCCTATAATTCGAGGAAAAAAAATTATGGCAGTTCTTGGAGTTGGAAATAAAAATTCGCATTACAACGAAACCGATGTTAAAAGCGTACAACGATTAGCTGATGTTGCCTGGGAAACTGTAGTTAGGAAACAAGCCGAAGAAAACCTAAAAAACACTTTTGACATTTCGCCAAGTATTATTTCAAAAGCGAATATTGAAACTGGTTATTTTATTGAAGCAAATCAGGCAGTAACAAGAATATTGGGTTATACTGTTGAAGAGTTTACATCACGACCACTAATGGATTTTATTCATCCGGATGACAGTCAAAGTACGAACAATGAGATTTCAGAACAGATGAAAGCTAATAATATAGCGACTTTCTTTGAAAATCGTTATTTGTGCAAAAACGGTTCTTATAAATGGATAGCTTGGCATTGTTCAAAAGCCGATGAGAATGGGGTTGTAACAGCTATTGGCACTGATATTGAAGAGCGAAAGCTAGCGGAAGTAACTTTAATAAAAAGCGAGGAAAGATACCGTAACCTTGTCGAAAATATAGCGGATGTTATCTTTATTTTAGACGAAAAAGGAGTTGTTCAGTATATATCGTCAAATATTGAATTCATTTTGGGTTATACCTCCGAAGATATTGTAAATCACCATTATTCATATTATGTCCATCACGATGATCTCGAAATAGCGAGGCAAGGTCTTATAGAACAAATACAAGGCAGTAAGAATGCTAAGGAATTCAGAATGAAAAAGAAGGAGGGCGATTATCTTTGGGTCTCGGCATTGGGAAGCATAAAAATGGATACCAATTCCTTATTCCAAGGAGTTTTACGGGACATTACTGAACGAAAAATAATAGAGCAGAAAATTGATAAAACGAAGCAATTTTATGAAAGTATTATTGAAGGTGTTCAGGATGGCATTTGGGTGACGGACAAAAATGATGTCATTTTCTATGCAAATTCGGCAATGGAAAAGATAGCCGGTGTACCTCGTGAACAAATTCAAGGAAATAGTGTATTAAAAGATTTCCCTAAAGAAACCACGGGAGAATTTATTGAATTCTATAAACAAGCAAAAAAAGAAAAGAAGCCAATATGGTACGACATCAAAGTTAGAACACTTGCAAATAAAGATGCCTGGCAGAATGGTTGGCTTATTCCACAATATCAGAATAATGCTTTTTCAGGCATTATTTGTACAATTCGCGATATTACTGAGCGAAAGAAAGCAGAAGGTAATGTCCTTAAACTTTCCACGGCAGTGCAACAAAGTCCATCCATCATAGTCATTACCGATACAAAAGGAAGACTGGAATATGTAAACCCCAGTTTTACTGAAGTAACCGGTTATAGCAGTTCTGAAGCAATTGGACAAGAATCAAATATTTTGAAATCGGGCGAACAAGATTCAGCATATTATAAAGAATTGTGGGAAACAATAGAATCCGGTAAAGTATGGAGGGGACAATTCCATAATAAAAATAAAAACGGCGAATTTTATTGGGAAGCAGCTTCAGTTTCAGCCATTAAAAATGAATCAGGAGATATAATTAATTATATTAAAAATGGCGAAGATATTACCCATCAAAAGAATACCGAAATTGAGTTAAAAATTGCCTTGGAAAAAGCCCGGCAAAGCGACAGACTCAAAAGTGCATTTCTATCTAATATGAGTCATGAAATACGTACTCCAATGAATGGTATCCTTGGATTTATCGATCTGCTATATGAACCCAACTTAAGCAAAGTTGAAATTGACCAATATTCAGGTATCATTAACCAA
This genomic window contains:
- a CDS encoding PAS domain S-box protein, translating into MPLIIRELVVPIIRGKKIMAVLGVGNKNSHYNETDVKSVQRLADVAWETVVRKQAEENLKNTFDISPSIISKANIETGYFIEANQAVTRILGYTVEEFTSRPLMDFIHPDDSQSTNNEISEQMKANNIATFFENRYLCKNGSYKWIAWHCSKADENGVVTAIGTDIEERKLAEVTLIKSEERYRNLVENIADVIFILDEKGVVQYISSNIEFILGYTSEDIVNHHYSYYVHHDDLEIARQGLIEQIQGSKNAKEFRMKKKEGDYLWVSALGSIKMDTNSLFQGVLRDITERKIIEQKIDKTKQFYESIIEGVQDGIWVTDKNDVIFYANSAMEKIAGVPREQIQGNSVLKDFPKETTGEFIEFYKQAKKEKKPIWYDIKVRTLANKDAWQNGWLIPQYQNNAFSGIICTIRDITERKKAEGNVLKLSTAVQQSPSIIVITDTKGRLEYVNPSFTEVTGYSSSEAIGQESNILKSGEQDSAYYKELWETIESGKVWRGQFHNKNKNGEFYWEAASVSAIKNESGDIINYIKNGEDITHQKNTEIELKIALEKARQSDRLKSAFLSNMSHEIRTPMNGILGFIDLLYEPNLSKVEIDQYSGIINQSGKRLLNTINDIIDISRIEAGVIVISNTETSIKNILDELYSFYSLETKLKGLSLFLELSLSSDQLTAITDSQKLHGILTNLIKNAIKYTEKGSIIFGCLLKDNFIEFFVKDTGIGVPKNRIQAIFNRFEQADIEDTRVFEGSGLGLAISKAYVEMLGGEIIVESEEGKGSKFTFTIPYIKNAKKEIKQLTESIDNTASISENLNLLIVEDDDVSSIFLETILKKLFRKLIFVDNGVEAVEICKNNPEIDLVLMDIKIPKMDGYAATQEIRKFNKDLVIIAQTAYALLGDKEKAIEAGCNDYIAKPINAKLILEIISKHIS